In Macrobrachium rosenbergii isolate ZJJX-2024 chromosome 49, ASM4041242v1, whole genome shotgun sequence, the following are encoded in one genomic region:
- the LOC136832047 gene encoding transient receptor potential cation channel subfamily A member 1-like isoform X2, which produces MEKNKKLDLLECVRNAVSASHPLKQKQASKDKDNKESMKNPTAWAHRTNKFLGAGMVADVEKQDTPLMAMAATEPRTLDADIVNEYINCDNDAGIRRLLQESGSISVWRPRPRAAQAAQITSSLHTAAKKGAVKCLQALLDASPPPEILDIPDHVGKTPLMVAVTEGQPRAVEMLLKAGAHVNARNDSGLSCLHLLVFSIHKGAIAEETLQEIVNLLLSHSEIDLEPHSDSNMTPLALAAERIPPSDKAPRSSGLINFCKKMVSAGASLTERAEHGTIEEVLQHKKAHTAVLMGIVPAAPPNRPSTSEFLDMIILKKDITDIREFLRKKSREEARSAANGRLGSQTLLFRAVDSTNEPLVEALLKAGANTWAFEITNELPIHRAAARGHFGILDHVINYMKPDKRPVDLQDFTFSIIQKLMESSKKQKICVPEISYSKCLERLLQPDVLLNFNQTLDEATSQTTPLHVAASFNNQEAISQLLCHGAFLGARRIVMGKDYGHVLGALLPSTLQHAMDGCITHHPNNQDDEESENIFNDNYTLNLDYNFLVPPVDADSKEEAKSVNEMETLMEISKSKLHRPAIKHPLVQTLLYAKWRKALPLYLFNLFIYFIFVVILTAFVYSIKDLRILEARAESLKNKGSANATLNEDIESKQTTVNVLMAFLIPCTIYMVIREVFQIYFAHSTYLKSIENYLEWILVVFVFVLCIAPLDVDSTRHLAAWAMIVAWYEFVLVLGRAPPLAIYITMLRHVSWNFLKLIFLYGALILAFTISFNIILQPSVGEEDTEFSDFWTTLPKAIVMATGEFEYSDLNEHFSRKILFLTSALLVFLLFLFLIFLVLMNVMNGLAVTDTQQVVDDAVLYSLTSRLELVYLIESLFLNFPGLRSYTSKVQLLTGSHNSPVLQAKINKMDKGERLLSGKHHDQHSKLDDDTTSNLRTHRLQHIEEEDRQRRGDPVSQCLSILQDLQDMATNHPLILQQTASTLRTKQGN; this is translated from the exons GTGCTGGAATGGTAGCAGACGTAGAAAAGCAAGACACGCCCCTTATGGCCATGGCTGCCACAGAGCCCAGAACCCTAGACGCCGACATCGTCAACGAATACATAAATTGTGACAATGATGCTGGGATCCGTCGTTTACTGCAGGAGTCGGGATCAATCAGCGTATGGCGTCCGCGTCCTCGCGCAGCCCAGGCTGCTCAGATTACCTCATCTCTGCACACAGCTGCGAAGAAAGGAGCAGTGAAGTGCCTTCAAGCCCTTCTAGATGCCTCACCTCCGCCAGAGATCCTTGATATTCCAGACCATGTGGGCAAAACGCCTCTTATGGTTGCTGTCACAGAGGGGCAACCTAGAGCAGTTGAGATGCTGCTTAAGGCTGGAGCACATGTTAATGCCCGTAATGACAGTGGTCTGAGCTGCCTACATCTCCTAGTTTTCTCCATACATAAAGGGGCAATAGCCGAAGAAACTTTACAGGAAATTGTTAACCTCCTCCTGTCTCATTCAGAAATTGATCTAGAACCTCATAGTGACTCCAATATGACACCACTCGCTCTAGCTGCAGAAAGGATACCCCCGTCAGATAAAGCGCCTCGATCCAGTGGTCTCATTAACTTCTGCAAGAAGATGGTTAGCGCTGGAGCTTCCCTCACAGAAAGAGCAGAACATGGAACCATAGAAGAAGTTCTTCAGCATAAAAAGGCTCACACAGCTGTGTTAATGGGCATTGTACCTGCTGCCCCACCAAATAGGCCGAGCACTTCAGAATTCCTTGATATGATAATACTCAAGAAGGACATAACAGACATCAGAGAATTCCTGAGAAAGAAATCACGTGAAGAGGCTCGCTCAGCAGCCAATGGTCGCCTTGGATCACAGACACTTCTATTCCGAGCTGTTGACTCAACCAACGAACCCCTAGTTGAAGCACTTTTAAAGGCTGGTGCTAATACTTGGGCCTTTGAAATCACAAATGAGTTGCCAATACATCGCGCTGCTGCTAGGGGTCACTTTGGTATACTCGACCATGTCATTAACTATATGAAGCCTGATAAAAGGCCTGTTGACCTGCAAGACTTCACTTTCAGCATCATACAGAAATTAATGGAAAGTAGCAAGAAACAAAAGATATGTGTCCCTGAAATCAGTTATTCAAAATGCCTGGAAAGACTGTTACAACCTGATGTCCTACTAAATTTTAACCAGACGCTTGACGAGGCTACTTCACAAACAACGCCTTTGCATGTTGCTGCATCATTCAACAATCAAGAGGCTATAAGTCAATTGCTCTGTCATGGAGCTTTTCTTGGTGCTCGAAGAATAGTGATGGGGAAGGATTATGGTCACGTTTTAGGAGCTTTGCTGCCATCTACACTTCAGCACGCCATGGATGGCTGCATCACCCATCATCCCAATAACCAGGATGATGAAGAGAGTGAAAACATTTTCAATGATAATTATACACTCAATTTAGATTACAACTTCCTAGTCCCTCCCGTTGACGCAGATTCGAAGGAAGAGGCCAAGAGTGTCAATGAAATGGAAACTCTAATGGAAATTAGCAAGAGCAAATTGCATCGTCCCGCCATTAAGCATCCCCTGGTTCAAACGCTTCTCTACGCAAAATGGCGCAAGGCTCTACCTCTGTACCTCTTCaatctctttatatatttcatctttgttGTCATTCTTACAGCTTTTGTTTACAGTATCAAAGACTTGAGAATTCTAGAGGCAAGAGCAGAATCTCTTAAGAACAAGGGATCAGCAAATGCAACTTTAAATGAAGATATTGAGAGCAAACAAACAACTGTGAATGTCCTCATGGCCTTCCTCATTCCATGCACAATCTACATGGTAATCAGAGAGGTGTTCCAAATCTACTTCGCCCACAGCACTTATCTCAAGAGCATCGAAAATTACTTGGAATGGATCCTCGTGGTGTTTGTTTTCGTCTTGTGCATAGCTCCCTTGGATGTTGATTCTACCCGACACTTGGCTGCCTGGGCAATGATTGTGGCATG GTACGAGTTCGTCCTGGTTTTGGGCCGTGCGCCTCCACTAGCCATTTACATCACAATGCTGCGCCATGTTTCTTGGAACTTCCTCAAGCTTATCTTCCTGTATGGCGCCCTCATTCTGGCCTTTACCATCAGTTTCAACATCATCCTTCAGCCATCCGTGGGAGAAGAG gACACCGAATTCAGCGACTTCTGGACCACTCTGCCAAAGGCGATAGTTATGGCCACGGGAGAGTTTGAATACTCGGACCTCAACGAACACTTTTCACGCAAGATCCTGTTCCTTACATCGGCTCTCCTcgttttccttctgttcctcttCCTCATATTCTTGGTGCTGATGAACGTGATGAACGGACTCGCCGTTACGGATACACAG CAAGTTGTCGATGACGCAGTCCTGTACTCCCTAACTTCGCGCTTGGAGCTCGTGTACTTGATCGAATCCTTGTTCCTGAATTTCCCCGGGTTGAGGTCATACACGTCCAAAGTCCAGCTTCTGACAGGGTCACACAATTCTCCAGTCTTGCAGGCCAAGATCAACAAGATGGATAAGGGAGAGAGGCTTCTGTCTGGTAAACATCACGACCAACATAGCAAACTCGATGACGACACGACCAGTAACCTCAG GACTCACCGTCTTCAGcatatagaagaagaagatcgTCAGAGACGAGGAGATCCTGTCAGCCAGTGTCTGTCCATACTGCAGGATCTACAGGACATGGCGACTAACCATCCGCTGATCCTTCAGCAGACAGCTTCCACTCTGCGGACCAAACAAGGGAATTAG
- the LOC136832047 gene encoding transient receptor potential channel pyrexia-like isoform X5, whose protein sequence is MVADVEKQDTPLMAMAATEPRTLDADIVNEYINCDNDAGIRRLLQESGSISVWRPRPRAAQAAQITSSLHTAAKKGAVKCLQALLDASPPPEILDIPDHVGKTPLMVAVTEGQPRAVEMLLKAGAHVNARNDSGLSCLHLLVFSIHKGAIAEETLQEIVNLLLSHSEIDLEPHSDSNMTPLALAAERIPPSDKAPRSSGLINFCKKMVSAGASLTERAEHGTIEEVLQHKKAHTAVLMGIVPAAPPNRPSTSEFLDMIILKKDITDIREFLRKKSREEARSAANGRLGSQTLLFRAVDSTNEPLVEALLKAGANTWAFEITNELPIHRAAARGHFGILDHVINYMKPDKRPVDLQDFTFSIIQKLMESSKKQKICVPEISYSKCLERLLQPDVLLNFNQTLDEATSQTTPLHVAASFNNQEAISQLLCHGAFLGARRIVMGKDYGHVLGALLPSTLQHAMDGCITHHPNNQDDEESENIFNDNYTLNLDYNFLVPPVDADSKEEAKSVNEMETLMEISKSKLHRPAIKHPLVQTLLYAKWRKALPLYLFNLFIYFIFVVILTAFVYSIKDLRILEARAESLKNKGSANATLNEDIESKQTTVNVLMAFLIPCTIYMVIREVFQIYFAHSTYLKSIENYLEWILVVFVFVLCIAPLDVDSTRHLAAWAMIVAWYEFVLVLGRAPPLAIYITMLRHVSWNFLKLIFLYGALILAFTISFNIILQPSVGEEDTEFSDFWTTLPKAIVMATGEFEYSDLNEHFSRKILFLTSALLVFLLFLFLIFLVLMNVMNGLAVTDTQQVVDDAVLYSLTSRLELVYLIESLFLNFPGLRSYTSKVQLLTGSHNSPVLQAKINKMDKGERLLSGKHHDQHSKLDDDTTSNLRTHRLQHIEEEDRQRRGDPVSQCLSILQDLQDMATNHPLILQQTASTLRTKQGN, encoded by the exons ATGGTAGCAGACGTAGAAAAGCAAGACACGCCCCTTATGGCCATGGCTGCCACAGAGCCCAGAACCCTAGACGCCGACATCGTCAACGAATACATAAATTGTGACAATGATGCTGGGATCCGTCGTTTACTGCAGGAGTCGGGATCAATCAGCGTATGGCGTCCGCGTCCTCGCGCAGCCCAGGCTGCTCAGATTACCTCATCTCTGCACACAGCTGCGAAGAAAGGAGCAGTGAAGTGCCTTCAAGCCCTTCTAGATGCCTCACCTCCGCCAGAGATCCTTGATATTCCAGACCATGTGGGCAAAACGCCTCTTATGGTTGCTGTCACAGAGGGGCAACCTAGAGCAGTTGAGATGCTGCTTAAGGCTGGAGCACATGTTAATGCCCGTAATGACAGTGGTCTGAGCTGCCTACATCTCCTAGTTTTCTCCATACATAAAGGGGCAATAGCCGAAGAAACTTTACAGGAAATTGTTAACCTCCTCCTGTCTCATTCAGAAATTGATCTAGAACCTCATAGTGACTCCAATATGACACCACTCGCTCTAGCTGCAGAAAGGATACCCCCGTCAGATAAAGCGCCTCGATCCAGTGGTCTCATTAACTTCTGCAAGAAGATGGTTAGCGCTGGAGCTTCCCTCACAGAAAGAGCAGAACATGGAACCATAGAAGAAGTTCTTCAGCATAAAAAGGCTCACACAGCTGTGTTAATGGGCATTGTACCTGCTGCCCCACCAAATAGGCCGAGCACTTCAGAATTCCTTGATATGATAATACTCAAGAAGGACATAACAGACATCAGAGAATTCCTGAGAAAGAAATCACGTGAAGAGGCTCGCTCAGCAGCCAATGGTCGCCTTGGATCACAGACACTTCTATTCCGAGCTGTTGACTCAACCAACGAACCCCTAGTTGAAGCACTTTTAAAGGCTGGTGCTAATACTTGGGCCTTTGAAATCACAAATGAGTTGCCAATACATCGCGCTGCTGCTAGGGGTCACTTTGGTATACTCGACCATGTCATTAACTATATGAAGCCTGATAAAAGGCCTGTTGACCTGCAAGACTTCACTTTCAGCATCATACAGAAATTAATGGAAAGTAGCAAGAAACAAAAGATATGTGTCCCTGAAATCAGTTATTCAAAATGCCTGGAAAGACTGTTACAACCTGATGTCCTACTAAATTTTAACCAGACGCTTGACGAGGCTACTTCACAAACAACGCCTTTGCATGTTGCTGCATCATTCAACAATCAAGAGGCTATAAGTCAATTGCTCTGTCATGGAGCTTTTCTTGGTGCTCGAAGAATAGTGATGGGGAAGGATTATGGTCACGTTTTAGGAGCTTTGCTGCCATCTACACTTCAGCACGCCATGGATGGCTGCATCACCCATCATCCCAATAACCAGGATGATGAAGAGAGTGAAAACATTTTCAATGATAATTATACACTCAATTTAGATTACAACTTCCTAGTCCCTCCCGTTGACGCAGATTCGAAGGAAGAGGCCAAGAGTGTCAATGAAATGGAAACTCTAATGGAAATTAGCAAGAGCAAATTGCATCGTCCCGCCATTAAGCATCCCCTGGTTCAAACGCTTCTCTACGCAAAATGGCGCAAGGCTCTACCTCTGTACCTCTTCaatctctttatatatttcatctttgttGTCATTCTTACAGCTTTTGTTTACAGTATCAAAGACTTGAGAATTCTAGAGGCAAGAGCAGAATCTCTTAAGAACAAGGGATCAGCAAATGCAACTTTAAATGAAGATATTGAGAGCAAACAAACAACTGTGAATGTCCTCATGGCCTTCCTCATTCCATGCACAATCTACATGGTAATCAGAGAGGTGTTCCAAATCTACTTCGCCCACAGCACTTATCTCAAGAGCATCGAAAATTACTTGGAATGGATCCTCGTGGTGTTTGTTTTCGTCTTGTGCATAGCTCCCTTGGATGTTGATTCTACCCGACACTTGGCTGCCTGGGCAATGATTGTGGCATG GTACGAGTTCGTCCTGGTTTTGGGCCGTGCGCCTCCACTAGCCATTTACATCACAATGCTGCGCCATGTTTCTTGGAACTTCCTCAAGCTTATCTTCCTGTATGGCGCCCTCATTCTGGCCTTTACCATCAGTTTCAACATCATCCTTCAGCCATCCGTGGGAGAAGAG gACACCGAATTCAGCGACTTCTGGACCACTCTGCCAAAGGCGATAGTTATGGCCACGGGAGAGTTTGAATACTCGGACCTCAACGAACACTTTTCACGCAAGATCCTGTTCCTTACATCGGCTCTCCTcgttttccttctgttcctcttCCTCATATTCTTGGTGCTGATGAACGTGATGAACGGACTCGCCGTTACGGATACACAG CAAGTTGTCGATGACGCAGTCCTGTACTCCCTAACTTCGCGCTTGGAGCTCGTGTACTTGATCGAATCCTTGTTCCTGAATTTCCCCGGGTTGAGGTCATACACGTCCAAAGTCCAGCTTCTGACAGGGTCACACAATTCTCCAGTCTTGCAGGCCAAGATCAACAAGATGGATAAGGGAGAGAGGCTTCTGTCTGGTAAACATCACGACCAACATAGCAAACTCGATGACGACACGACCAGTAACCTCAG GACTCACCGTCTTCAGcatatagaagaagaagatcgTCAGAGACGAGGAGATCCTGTCAGCCAGTGTCTGTCCATACTGCAGGATCTACAGGACATGGCGACTAACCATCCGCTGATCCTTCAGCAGACAGCTTCCACTCTGCGGACCAAACAAGGGAATTAG